In the bacterium genome, one interval contains:
- a CDS encoding HD domain-containing phosphohydrolase produces the protein MNQQAQAMPKVLIVDDEANIRKVLREMARRVLGAETWEASNGQEALVLFREASPDVVLSDIRMPGMDGISLLRAMKEERPNVPVILITGYPSLDVAIQGMKEGASDFITKPFRLDQLQVILEKALREKKLLEDNEGLRQQVQHKKTLERLNEELNRKVREMSALCSLGQTIAAFPLNRDAILKSLVHETRSAVQAMWVQFLAPHEGGVITLARSPDQPEGTDLPPAPEVPRGLLERALRLRTPILGPRLFLPSDPSAAGKASGQNFSQMLVPLVIKGEVIGVVHAAGKLESMEFDRHDLLLVSELAKRAALGLENKYLYESLFDVLMSTLRSLVSTVEARDLYTKQHSQRVTDIAVIIAQHMGCTPEQIDTLRVAGYLHDLGKLGIKDSVLLKPGPLTPEEFDQIKAHPVIGEEILAPIGFLPEERALVRHHHERWDGRGYPDGLREEKIPLLARILAVADVFDALTSDRPYRPAMSVEKGAAEIKACCGTQFDPAVVNAFLEVLEQCAQKVVNRDNGSMAGRRAIEQAMEK, from the coding sequence ATGAATCAGCAAGCCCAGGCAATGCCCAAAGTCCTCATCGTGGACGACGAGGCCAATATCCGTAAGGTTCTCAGGGAGATGGCCCGTAGGGTTCTGGGAGCCGAGACCTGGGAAGCCTCCAACGGGCAGGAAGCCCTGGTTCTTTTCCGTGAGGCAAGTCCTGATGTGGTCTTGTCGGACATAAGGATGCCTGGCATGGATGGGATCTCCTTGCTGAGAGCCATGAAAGAGGAGCGTCCCAATGTGCCTGTCATACTCATCACCGGATACCCATCCCTGGATGTGGCCATTCAGGGCATGAAAGAAGGTGCCTCTGATTTCATAACCAAGCCTTTTAGATTGGATCAGCTACAGGTGATCCTGGAGAAGGCTCTCAGGGAAAAGAAACTTCTGGAGGACAACGAAGGCCTCAGGCAGCAGGTTCAGCACAAAAAAACCCTGGAAAGGCTCAATGAAGAGCTCAACAGAAAAGTCAGGGAAATGTCCGCCCTTTGCTCCCTGGGCCAGACCATCGCAGCCTTTCCATTGAACAGGGATGCCATCCTGAAATCTTTGGTGCATGAAACACGCTCCGCAGTGCAGGCCATGTGGGTCCAGTTCTTGGCACCACACGAGGGTGGGGTCATCACCCTTGCCAGGAGTCCTGACCAGCCTGAAGGCACTGATCTGCCCCCTGCGCCCGAGGTGCCCAGGGGTCTTTTGGAAAGAGCCCTTCGACTGAGAACCCCCATCCTGGGCCCCAGGTTGTTCTTGCCCAGTGATCCTTCTGCAGCAGGGAAGGCCTCTGGCCAGAATTTTTCCCAGATGCTGGTCCCCTTGGTGATAAAGGGCGAAGTCATAGGGGTGGTCCATGCAGCAGGGAAACTGGAAAGCATGGAGTTCGACCGCCACGACCTGTTGCTGGTCTCAGAGCTGGCCAAGCGGGCTGCCTTGGGCCTGGAGAACAAGTATCTCTACGAGAGCCTGTTCGATGTGCTCATGTCTACCCTTCGTTCCTTGGTCTCCACTGTGGAAGCAAGGGATCTATACACAAAACAGCATTCCCAGAGGGTGACCGATATAGCTGTGATAATAGCACAGCACATGGGTTGCACTCCTGAGCAAATAGACACCCTGCGGGTGGCTGGTTATCTGCATGATCTTGGGAAGCTGGGGATCAAGGACTCGGTGCTCTTGAAGCCAGGGCCTCTTACACCCGAGGAGTTCGATCAAATAAAAGCACATCCTGTCATTGGAGAAGAGATCCTGGCCCCCATAGGTTTCCTGCCCGAGGAAAGGGCTCTGGTGAGACACCACCATGAAAGGTGGGACGGCAGGGGCTATCCTGACGGGCTCAGGGAGGAAAAGATACCCCTTTTGGCCAGGATCCTGGCCGTGGCCGATGTATTTGATGCCTTGACCTCGGACCGGCCTTACAGACCGGCCATGAGTGTGGAGAAGGGAGCCGCTGAGATAAAGGCCTGCTGTGGGACCCAATTCGATCCGGCTGTTGTAAATGCTTTTCTGGAGGTGCTGGAGCAGTGCGCCCAGAAGGTCGTAAACCGAGACAATGGCTCCATGGCAGGCCGGAGAGCCATAGAACAAGCCATGGAGAAATAG
- a CDS encoding response regulator: MSPQNPIRILIADDEAGFLKALATYLSKSWREILTARNGAEAITVLESCKVDVVVTDLVMPRVDGLGVLQKARECSPRTLVILMTGYGSIETAVRAMSQGAFDYKAKPFLLEEMGLAVARAEEHLRLLRERDELILERDSLLKELHELRSMMSQEKIKISSPAPRAPLPDVLEQAPSAQAAFSWYRKWQPENSMQEELELLKRLMEQGLLTQEQWMKLQHKIGTASG; this comes from the coding sequence ATGAGCCCCCAGAATCCCATCCGCATCCTCATAGCGGATGATGAAGCCGGGTTTCTCAAGGCTCTGGCCACTTATCTCAGTAAGAGTTGGAGGGAAATACTCACGGCCAGAAACGGAGCCGAGGCCATAACGGTTCTTGAATCCTGCAAGGTGGACGTTGTGGTCACGGATCTGGTGATGCCAAGGGTAGACGGCCTGGGGGTTCTTCAGAAGGCAAGGGAGTGCTCCCCCCGGACCCTGGTAATTCTTATGACCGGCTATGGATCCATAGAGACGGCGGTGCGGGCCATGAGTCAGGGAGCCTTTGACTACAAGGCCAAGCCTTTTCTCTTGGAAGAGATGGGGCTTGCCGTGGCCAGGGCCGAGGAGCACTTGAGGCTCTTGAGAGAAAGAGATGAGCTGATCCTGGAAAGGGATTCCCTGCTGAAGGAATTGCATGAGCTTCGCAGCATGATGAGTCAAGAAAAGATAAAGATCAGTTCCCCTGCCCCAAGAGCCCCTCTGCCTGATGTGCTGGAACAGGCTCCCAGTGCGCAGGCCGCCTTCTCCTGGTACAGGAAATGGCAACCAGAGAACTCCATGCAAGAGGAACTGGAACTACTCAAGAGACTCATGGAACAAGGCCTCTTGACGCAAGAGCAATGGATGAAGCTTCAACACAAGATCGGAACCGCATCTGGTTGA
- the fliS gene encoding flagellar export chaperone FliS: MISQQAVEIYRNVAVETAHPLKLVVMAYQGAVAALDRAATALEQKDYRGKSQEIQKAVGLVSELLAALDMEKGGQIARAFSSLYAYFLKRLLEADIRKDMKAIQEVRSHLAQLLEAWEELSGEKARMPSKLEQKSKVHMQEARP, translated from the coding sequence ATGATATCTCAGCAGGCCGTGGAAATCTATCGCAATGTTGCAGTGGAAACCGCTCATCCTTTGAAACTGGTGGTAATGGCTTACCAAGGGGCAGTGGCAGCCCTGGACAGGGCCGCCACTGCCCTGGAGCAGAAGGACTACAGGGGCAAGTCGCAGGAGATCCAGAAAGCAGTGGGTCTGGTCTCAGAACTCTTGGCTGCTCTTGACATGGAAAAAGGCGGTCAGATAGCCCGAGCCTTTTCTTCCCTTTATGCCTACTTCCTGAAGAGGTTGCTGGAGGCCGATATACGCAAGGACATGAAGGCCATTCAAGAGGTCAGATCCCACCTAGCTCAGCTTCTGGAGGCATGGGAGGAATTGTCGGGGGAGAAAGCTCGGATGCCATCCAAGCTGGAGCAAAAGTCCAAGGTCCACATGCAGGAGGCAAGGCCATGA
- the fliD gene encoding flagellar filament capping protein FliD yields the protein MALGSVSFSGLSSGVDWRSMIDQLIKVDHKRVDLVSSRKTLQENKLKAWQELTGKLQALKSAAEELAKARALNVFKSSLSSSSSTSASEILVVTPSQYAVPGTYEIQVFQTAQAQKLSSKSFISRKEALGETYAGSLIIGGRLLSIEAQDTLETLRDRINSLNSGSNASGVWASIVSYSSTDHRLILTSQNQGSQGMDLRSAGENDLLVAMGFTTNTSQIRNPTSSGARSAVFSSSTSSVSDLLGLTGSHQGTVSIGGQEILIDLSWSLSQIASQIDALDGVSAQLISDTDQNGLTTYSLEINGTTSFVDQNNILHTLGILSNTLGSIQEIQRSDSSLSKIGGGPADSSTTWSQLDTAGGSNNITNGDTITITGTKHDGTSVSATYTIQDKATDTLHGLLDAIEAAFGDVTAVITAEGKIQVTDNVSGASALSLRLISNNEGGGDLDLGDFEPVQKGYRMEVSAGRDALLSIDGGFVSLSSNTVEGVIPGVSLDLLKAEEGTTITLRVDRDLDSIVNKLKDFTEKYNAVMDFIIAQSKYDEEKKKTGGVLFGDGTLSSVKSELMANLVSRVWGVSEEFSIPAMVGIKLDNKGKLSVEDATLRGYLSSNFQDVQSLFGVVGTTSTGLLSYVSYGIKTKPGTYTVNITQAATRASVTGTADLSSGLSGDDVLTITSGGATSRISLSSGMSLEEVVAAINQELESVYAQKLVGAAPLYSDAEASSPVTQSTVWADVYDASGQSAGLQDGDIISFSGTDRRGRIINGSYTISDVNTDTIKGLLSAIENAFGNQVVAALDSSGRITITDKTVGTSSLSLAIVGPTERNLSFGSIDVDPTGADGSTQGRYAMPVEASTSSDGKNLVLTHKDYGSSKSFSVAQENGLILGVGLDGDYAGLDVAGTINGEEATGSGTTLRGNAGQSNVDGLTLTYTGTETGQVGSVTLTLGVAEGFYRSLFRMVDAFEGYITNKQDSLKAYIERLEDQIQSMEAQLERRRVTMTNQFIQMESVISKLQSQMSWISQQITALNK from the coding sequence ATGGCTTTGGGTTCGGTTTCCTTCAGCGGGCTTTCCTCCGGGGTGGACTGGAGGAGCATGATAGACCAGCTCATCAAGGTGGACCACAAGAGGGTGGATCTTGTAAGCAGCAGAAAAACATTGCAGGAAAACAAGCTCAAGGCCTGGCAGGAGCTCACAGGCAAGCTTCAGGCCCTGAAATCCGCTGCTGAGGAGCTCGCCAAGGCCAGGGCCCTGAATGTATTCAAGAGCTCCCTTAGCTCCTCCTCTTCCACCAGTGCCTCGGAGATCCTGGTTGTAACCCCAAGCCAATACGCGGTGCCCGGCACCTACGAGATACAGGTGTTTCAGACCGCCCAGGCCCAGAAACTCTCCAGCAAGAGCTTCATCAGCCGAAAGGAGGCCCTGGGGGAGACCTATGCAGGAAGCCTCATCATAGGAGGCAGGCTCCTGAGCATAGAGGCCCAGGACACGCTGGAGACCTTGAGAGACCGGATCAACTCCCTAAACAGTGGTTCCAACGCAAGCGGAGTCTGGGCCTCTATAGTCTCGTATTCCTCAACGGATCACAGGCTCATACTCACAAGCCAAAACCAGGGTTCCCAGGGCATGGACCTGAGGTCAGCCGGGGAAAACGATCTCCTGGTGGCCATGGGTTTCACCACAAACACATCCCAGATAAGAAACCCCACCAGCAGTGGCGCAAGGTCTGCTGTGTTTTCCAGTTCCACAAGCTCTGTCTCAGATCTACTAGGTCTTACAGGCTCCCATCAGGGAACCGTGAGCATAGGAGGCCAGGAGATCCTAATAGATCTCTCCTGGAGTTTGAGTCAGATAGCCTCCCAGATAGATGCCTTAGACGGAGTCAGCGCCCAGCTGATAAGTGACACAGACCAAAATGGCCTGACCACCTATTCCCTGGAGATCAATGGGACCACCTCCTTTGTGGATCAAAACAACATACTCCACACTCTGGGCATTCTTTCCAATACCTTGGGAAGCATCCAGGAGATCCAAAGAAGCGACTCTTCCCTTTCCAAGATCGGGGGAGGGCCGGCGGATTCATCCACCACCTGGTCTCAGCTGGATACAGCAGGAGGCTCCAACAATATCACCAATGGCGACACCATAACCATAACAGGCACCAAGCATGATGGCACCTCTGTGAGTGCCACGTACACCATCCAGGACAAGGCCACGGACACGCTCCATGGACTTCTGGATGCCATAGAGGCGGCCTTTGGAGATGTGACTGCAGTGATCACTGCCGAAGGCAAGATTCAGGTCACAGACAATGTCTCTGGAGCCAGCGCCTTGAGCCTGAGACTCATATCCAACAACGAGGGAGGCGGAGATCTGGACCTGGGGGACTTTGAGCCTGTGCAAAAAGGCTACAGGATGGAGGTCTCGGCAGGAAGGGATGCCCTGCTGAGCATAGACGGCGGATTCGTGAGCCTCAGTTCCAACACCGTAGAAGGAGTCATTCCAGGGGTGAGCCTGGATCTCCTCAAGGCAGAGGAAGGCACCACCATAACCCTGCGGGTGGACAGGGACCTGGACTCCATCGTCAACAAGCTCAAGGACTTCACCGAGAAATACAACGCAGTCATGGATTTCATCATAGCCCAGAGCAAGTATGACGAGGAAAAAAAGAAGACAGGCGGCGTGCTATTTGGTGATGGCACTCTCTCTTCTGTCAAAAGTGAGCTCATGGCCAATTTGGTCTCCAGGGTCTGGGGTGTCTCAGAAGAGTTCTCCATTCCGGCCATGGTGGGAATCAAGCTGGATAACAAAGGCAAGCTCTCTGTGGAAGATGCGACCCTGAGGGGCTATCTGTCCAGCAACTTCCAGGACGTGCAAAGCCTCTTTGGTGTGGTGGGGACCACCAGCACCGGTCTTTTGAGCTATGTATCCTACGGCATCAAGACCAAGCCGGGCACCTACACAGTCAACATAACCCAGGCTGCCACCAGGGCTTCTGTGACAGGCACGGCTGATCTGAGTTCAGGCCTCTCAGGAGACGATGTGCTGACCATCACCTCTGGAGGCGCCACCTCCAGGATCAGCCTTTCTTCGGGCATGAGCCTAGAGGAGGTGGTGGCTGCCATAAATCAAGAGCTGGAATCCGTCTATGCTCAGAAGCTGGTGGGAGCCGCTCCCCTTTACAGCGATGCAGAAGCCTCCAGTCCTGTCACGCAATCCACGGTCTGGGCCGATGTTTATGATGCCTCGGGCCAATCCGCAGGGCTTCAGGACGGGGACATCATAAGTTTTTCAGGCACTGACAGAAGGGGAAGGATCATAAACGGTTCTTACACCATAAGTGATGTCAACACAGATACCATAAAGGGGCTTCTTTCGGCCATAGAAAACGCCTTCGGAAACCAGGTGGTGGCTGCCCTGGATTCTTCAGGTCGCATCACCATTACGGACAAGACCGTGGGCACCAGCAGTCTTTCCCTTGCCATAGTGGGTCCAACCGAACGCAACTTGAGTTTTGGATCCATAGACGTGGACCCCACGGGAGCAGATGGAAGCACTCAAGGCAGATATGCCATGCCTGTGGAGGCCTCCACCTCCTCTGATGGCAAGAACCTGGTCCTGACCCACAAGGATTACGGAAGCTCCAAGTCCTTTTCTGTGGCACAGGAAAACGGGCTGATCTTGGGGGTCGGACTGGACGGGGATTATGCGGGGCTGGATGTGGCCGGCACCATCAATGGAGAAGAAGCCACAGGAAGCGGCACGACTCTCCGGGGCAATGCAGGCCAGAGCAACGTGGACGGGCTTACCCTGACATATACTGGCACCGAGACAGGCCAGGTGGGCAGCGTGACCCTCACCCTGGGGGTGGCCGAGGGGTTTTACAGAAGCCTCTTCAGAATGGTGGATGCCTTCGAGGGATACATCACCAACAAACAGGACTCCCTAAAGGCCTACATAGAGCGCCTGGAAGATCAGATTCAGAGCATGGAGGCCCAGCTTGAAAGAAGAAGGGTCACCATGACCAATCAGTTCATACAGATGGAGAGCGTTATAAGCAAGCTTCAAAGCCAGATGAGCTGGATCAGCCAGCAGATAACCGCTTTGAACAAGTGA
- a CDS encoding flagellar protein FlaG has translation MEVRPVSGLGTEPKSAPVREEARAQVSSISGQGPETSDVSHLQWVKPVDHSADIQAFSEHLAEAVNQALLSMRYSLQFVVNEKGRGLTIRVLDSEGEVVREIPPEEIRKMQERLLEMMGVLFDRKED, from the coding sequence ATGGAAGTAAGACCCGTCTCTGGCCTTGGCACAGAGCCCAAGAGCGCCCCAGTTCGGGAAGAGGCCAGGGCTCAGGTATCCTCCATTTCAGGGCAGGGCCCCGAAACATCGGATGTCTCCCATCTGCAGTGGGTCAAGCCAGTTGATCACTCGGCAGACATCCAGGCCTTCAGCGAGCATCTGGCAGAGGCCGTAAACCAGGCCCTTCTCAGCATGAGGTACTCCCTTCAGTTTGTGGTCAACGAGAAGGGAAGGGGACTCACCATTAGGGTCTTGGACTCCGAGGGTGAGGTGGTGAGAGAGATCCCCCCCGAGGAGATCAGAAAGATGCAGGAGAGGCTCCTGGAGATGATGGGAGTGCTTTTCGACCGCAAGGAGGATTGA
- a CDS encoding flagellin: MGLRINTNIAALNAHRNLEITDTRMAKNMERLSSGLRINRAADDAAGLAIAQKLSAQVRSLTVASRNASQASSLLQVAEGGADQIHSMLLRLKELATQAASYNNQANLSDIDAEAQKLKDEISRIAKSTKYLNTSLLTGFGAKTGSTTAVDNVYGLDVQGAATGTYSVTVVVAGLAGQANVTIKNSQSVTQTITVADGAQTVNFSTFGISFKTTEAFAATADGALLGDITVTGSDASFQVGDKNQTIYQISFQLTSIDTDAIGFGSGSAVSNISLSSLAGAQAALDIIDDAIADVNNFRASVGAIANRLEYTYANLQVSIENLSASESVIRDADMAMEMVSFTKTQILLQSGTAMLAQANMAPQNILSLLGR, encoded by the coding sequence ATGGGACTCAGGATCAACACCAACATAGCTGCCTTAAACGCCCACAGAAACCTGGAAATCACCGATACCCGCATGGCCAAGAACATGGAGAGGCTCTCATCGGGCCTGAGGATCAACCGCGCTGCAGATGATGCTGCCGGCCTGGCCATTGCCCAGAAGCTGAGCGCCCAGGTGCGCTCTCTCACTGTTGCCAGCAGAAATGCCTCCCAGGCCTCAAGCCTGCTACAGGTGGCAGAAGGTGGAGCAGACCAGATCCACTCCATGCTGCTCAGGCTAAAGGAACTGGCCACCCAGGCCGCATCCTACAATAACCAGGCTAACCTTTCGGATATCGATGCAGAGGCCCAGAAACTAAAAGATGAGATTAGCCGAATCGCGAAGTCCACAAAATACCTGAACACGTCTTTGCTCACGGGCTTCGGAGCGAAGACCGGGTCGACGACTGCAGTCGACAACGTTTATGGCCTCGACGTACAGGGCGCTGCTACAGGTACGTACTCCGTTACAGTTGTTGTTGCAGGTCTTGCTGGTCAAGCCAATGTCACAATCAAAAACTCTCAAAGTGTAACCCAAACCATAACTGTTGCTGACGGGGCACAGACTGTGAATTTCTCGACTTTTGGGATAAGCTTTAAGACTACAGAAGCTTTTGCGGCGACTGCTGATGGGGCTTTGCTCGGTGATATCACGGTTACCGGTAGTGACGCTTCCTTCCAGGTAGGAGACAAAAACCAAACCATTTATCAAATCTCCTTCCAACTCACTAGCATAGACACTGACGCGATAGGCTTTGGTTCAGGAAGTGCAGTTTCGAACATTTCTTTGAGCAGCCTAGCCGGAGCACAGGCAGCCTTGGACATCATAGATGATGCCATAGCGGATGTGAACAACTTCAGAGCCTCAGTGGGTGCCATTGCCAACCGCCTGGAGTACACGTACGCCAACCTCCAGGTCTCCATCGAGAACCTCTCGGCATCCGAGTCGGTCATCAGGGATGCGGACATGGCAATGGAGATGGTCAGCTTCACCAAGACCCAGATCCTGCTCCAGAGCGGCACAGCCATGCTGGCCCAGGCCAACATGGCCCCGCAGAACATTCTGTCGCTTCTGGGTCGTTAA
- a CDS encoding 6-hydroxymethylpterin diphosphokinase MptE-like protein has product MEGASILEKNLEVLAKKDPHLARAIGDLTPENYRLIPSARPGIPNLLELRQNDPPVLYYDPQDPWAYARCLIHSLEPAKAHLLVWLGMGLGYGLSELRPLLRAKAPLRKLFIVEQDPECFRLALEVSDLREILGCPQVEILVGVPKESLFSRFLKGLWSEMLHIKALRFVPWPAALATHGDYYREVPKAVSDSASTWMGQLGNDPFDTLVAYEHFLKNSQEVVQGPRLSSVKGLFPGRPAVVVASGPSLNKNVHLLKLVKERAVILAVDASWKILDSHGIQPHMVTSVERTPGTHRFVEGLNRAGKSVYAMVSFIFPETLASYHGPRLFVNRAYDFFRLLGMGEDCLAMGNSTAHMAFKIAEYMGCDPIILIGQDLAFDPSGFTHAQGCVHGERQIFFHEDRMLEVPGNVEPTVKTCGTWYKFLKQYEQHLMEYSGKCINATEGGAFIQGTHVMTFSQAIEQYCLEEFSPRDVLLGSLSRSCQRRTLEFRKGVLFIRDLSSQIIKWCREGLELLADPLAQVEDMACQEMDKIPAPLAISLRKTTERIAEVLDRLIWDPGPVRRLGEYLLQPCGIPFALEWHVVGDRFEDEAWGLAYRLKLARDFFATLGQLCLSLDHAFESNSNYLEKVVEGSC; this is encoded by the coding sequence ATGGAAGGAGCATCCATCCTGGAGAAAAATTTGGAAGTGCTGGCCAAGAAGGATCCCCATCTGGCCAGGGCCATTGGGGATTTAACCCCCGAGAATTACCGTTTGATTCCATCTGCAAGGCCTGGGATCCCCAATCTGCTTGAGCTCAGGCAAAATGATCCACCGGTCTTGTATTACGACCCTCAGGATCCATGGGCTTACGCCCGTTGCCTGATTCATTCCCTCGAGCCTGCCAAGGCGCATCTTTTGGTGTGGCTGGGGATGGGCCTGGGCTATGGGCTTTCGGAGCTCAGACCTCTGCTTAGGGCCAAGGCACCCCTCAGAAAACTCTTCATCGTGGAGCAAGACCCAGAGTGTTTTCGTTTGGCTCTGGAGGTGAGTGACCTGAGGGAAATCCTGGGCTGCCCCCAGGTGGAAATCCTGGTGGGAGTGCCCAAGGAATCCCTGTTCTCCAGGTTCCTCAAGGGGCTTTGGTCCGAAATGCTCCACATCAAGGCTCTTCGCTTTGTTCCTTGGCCTGCAGCCTTGGCAACGCACGGGGATTATTACCGGGAGGTTCCCAAGGCTGTTTCAGACTCGGCATCCACATGGATGGGGCAGTTGGGCAATGATCCCTTTGACACCCTGGTGGCCTACGAACATTTTCTCAAGAACTCCCAGGAGGTGGTGCAGGGCCCCAGACTCAGCAGCGTGAAGGGACTCTTTCCTGGCCGTCCAGCGGTGGTGGTGGCAAGCGGTCCTTCTCTAAACAAGAACGTTCACCTGCTCAAGCTGGTAAAGGAGCGTGCGGTGATCCTGGCTGTAGACGCATCCTGGAAGATCCTGGACAGCCATGGAATACAGCCGCACATGGTCACCTCGGTGGAAAGAACACCCGGAACGCATCGCTTCGTGGAGGGCCTCAACAGGGCGGGGAAGTCTGTGTATGCAATGGTTTCCTTCATCTTCCCCGAGACCTTGGCCTCGTATCATGGCCCCAGGCTCTTTGTAAACAGAGCATACGACTTCTTCCGCCTCCTGGGTATGGGTGAAGACTGCCTTGCCATGGGCAATTCCACGGCACACATGGCTTTCAAGATAGCCGAATACATGGGCTGTGATCCCATAATACTTATCGGTCAGGATCTGGCCTTTGATCCATCGGGGTTCACCCATGCTCAAGGCTGTGTGCACGGAGAAAGGCAGATCTTTTTTCACGAGGACCGGATGCTGGAAGTTCCGGGCAATGTGGAGCCAACTGTCAAGACCTGTGGCACCTGGTACAAGTTCCTCAAACAATATGAACAGCACCTGATGGAGTACTCAGGCAAATGCATAAATGCCACCGAGGGTGGAGCATTCATACAAGGTACCCATGTCATGACTTTCTCCCAGGCAATAGAGCAGTACTGCCTGGAGGAGTTCTCTCCAAGAGATGTCTTGTTGGGCTCTTTGAGCCGGTCTTGCCAAAGAAGGACACTGGAATTCAGAAAGGGAGTGCTTTTCATCAGGGACCTCAGCTCTCAGATCATTAAGTGGTGCAGGGAGGGGCTGGAACTCCTGGCCGACCCCTTGGCTCAGGTGGAAGACATGGCCTGCCAGGAAATGGATAAGATTCCAGCGCCCCTGGCGATATCCCTCAGGAAAACCACAGAGAGGATTGCAGAGGTGCTGGACAGGCTCATCTGGGACCCAGGTCCGGTAAGGCGTCTGGGAGAATACCTGCTTCAACCCTGTGGAATTCCGTTTGCTTTGGAGTGGCATGTGGTGGGAGATCGGTTTGAGGACGAGGCCTGGGGCCTGGCTTACCGTTTGAAGCTGGCTAGAGACTTTTTTGCCACCTTGGGACAACTGTGTTTGTCCCTGGATCATGCATTCGAGTCCAACAGCAATTATCTGGAGAAAGTAGTGGAGGGATCATGCTAG